TCGGGCCGCACGTCGCCACGTTCTATGCCGCGGGCCAGCAGGGCGGCCATCTCTGCCTTGCGCCACCCGATGACGTCCTGCCGAAACGCCGACGTCAACTCTGGATCGTGGGCCGCCGCGGCGACGGCGGCACGCAGCACGGTGGACTCCGGCCCGGTGAACAACGCCGCCCACCCGCGCAGGATCGCGAGCATGTCGCTGCGGTAGCTGCCGGTGTCCTCGTGGGGGATTGCCGCGGTCGCGATGCGCAGCAAGGTGTCGCGCAACAACGCGCCGCGGTCCGTCCACCGCCGGTACAGCACCGGCTTGCTGGTCCGCGCAGCGGCGGCGACGGCCTCCATGGTCACCCCCGCGGGCCCGTGTTCCGCGAGCAGCGCCAGGACGGCTGCCCGGATGGCCGTGTCCAGTTCGTCGCCGCGACGCCGCCGCATCACACCTCCCAAAGAAACGCTTGCGTATCTTACGACAACAGCCTAG
The sequence above is drawn from the Mycobacterium gallinarum genome and encodes:
- a CDS encoding TetR/AcrR family transcriptional regulator; this translates as MRRRRGDELDTAIRAAVLALLAEHGPAGVTMEAVAAAARTSKPVLYRRWTDRGALLRDTLLRIATAAIPHEDTGSYRSDMLAILRGWAALFTGPESTVLRAAVAAAAHDPELTSAFRQDVIGWRKAEMAALLARGIERGDVRPDVPVEIARELGQSVLWHRLLITGDPIDDDLVVQLVDEVLVPFVAPRG